From Phenylobacterium montanum, the proteins below share one genomic window:
- a CDS encoding SRPBCC family protein — protein sequence MATIIRTIDLDAPADAAWRLLEAPGEAARAFPGVLTDSHIDGDVRTVTFAGGLVARERIVTLDPEAGRIAYSVIEGRFSHHSAAMQVEAAGEGKCRLVWTSDFLPQEATAMVGPLMDQGLAAFKAVAEGRA from the coding sequence ATGGCGACCATCATCCGCACCATCGACCTCGACGCCCCCGCCGACGCGGCCTGGCGCCTGCTCGAGGCCCCCGGCGAGGCCGCCCGCGCTTTTCCGGGCGTCCTGACCGACAGCCATATCGACGGCGACGTGCGCACCGTGACCTTCGCGGGTGGCCTGGTGGCTCGCGAGCGCATCGTCACCCTGGACCCCGAGGCCGGCCGCATCGCCTACAGCGTGATCGAGGGCCGCTTCAGCCATCACAGCGCCGCCATGCAGGTCGAAGCCGCCGGCGAGGGCAAATGCCGCCTGGTCTGGACCAGCGACTTCCTGCCGCAGGAAGCCACGGCGATGGTCGGGCCGCTGATGGACCAGGGCTTGGCCGCCTTCAAGGCCGTGGCGGAGGGGCGCGCATGA
- a CDS encoding AraC family transcriptional regulator, which produces MDETLASAQPITSRLLAEGAGWRAEEVICRCGPDDPGFEEAHDWTAVAAVMSGVFTYRTWQGRAVLARGALMLGEAGKCFECGHEHGMGDRCVSFHFSPAFAEDVAGGLAGVRRAGFARPSLAPVDSLAPLMVEARALAAAPDPLRAEQAAIAMASAALAGDQDGRLQRPSAREEAQAVQAARIIQQRFAEPLTIAGLAAEVGLSRRRFATAFRATLGATPYHYILGRRLEAAAERLAAGEDGVLQVALDCGFGDLSEFTRRFSARFGRPPARWRRARA; this is translated from the coding sequence ATGGACGAAACCCTGGCGAGCGCACAGCCGATCACCAGCCGCCTCCTGGCCGAGGGGGCCGGCTGGCGCGCTGAGGAGGTGATCTGCCGCTGCGGGCCTGACGATCCCGGTTTCGAAGAGGCGCACGATTGGACCGCGGTGGCGGCGGTGATGTCGGGGGTCTTCACCTATCGCACCTGGCAAGGCCGCGCGGTGCTGGCCCGCGGCGCCCTGATGCTGGGCGAGGCGGGCAAGTGCTTCGAATGCGGCCACGAGCACGGGATGGGCGATCGCTGCGTCTCGTTCCACTTCTCGCCGGCGTTCGCAGAGGATGTCGCTGGCGGCCTCGCCGGCGTGCGGCGCGCCGGGTTCGCGCGGCCGAGCCTGGCGCCGGTCGACAGCCTGGCGCCCCTGATGGTCGAGGCCCGGGCCCTGGCGGCCGCGCCGGACCCCCTGCGCGCAGAGCAGGCGGCCATCGCTATGGCCAGCGCGGCCCTGGCGGGCGACCAGGACGGGCGCCTCCAGCGGCCGAGCGCGCGGGAGGAGGCGCAGGCGGTGCAGGCGGCGCGGATCATCCAGCAGCGCTTCGCCGAGCCCCTGACCATAGCCGGCCTCGCCGCCGAGGTCGGGCTGAGCCGGCGCCGCTTCGCCACCGCCTTTCGCGCCACTCTGGGCGCGACGCCCTACCACTACATCCTGGGCCGCCGGCTGGAGGCCGCCGCCGAGCGGCTGGCCGCGGGCGAGGACGGCGTGCTTCAGGTGGCGCTGGACTGCGGCTTCGGCGACCTGTCGGAATTCACCCGCCGCTTCAGCGCCCGCTTCGGCCGCCCGCCGGCCCGCTGGCGGCGCGCCCGCGCCTAA
- a CDS encoding ABC transporter ATP-binding protein, giving the protein MLAIKGLTHVYANGVRALDNIDLEIPRGMFGLLGPNGAGKSTLMRSIATLQTPTSGSIVFDGIDVIADPERLRRTLGYLPQDFGVYPRVSALDMLDHMAVLKGVAEPKARKETVERLLVQTNLWDVRKKALAGFSGGMRQRFGIAQALIGDPKLLIVDEPTAGLDPEERNRFLNLLAEVGENVVVILSTHIVEDVSDLCPRMAVLADGKIRLEGSPGELIARLDGRVWRKTIAKPELDSLRGRHEVIATRLFAGATLVFITADHDPGEGFEPAQPGLEAVYFTTLAAARRRAAVAA; this is encoded by the coding sequence ATGCTGGCGATCAAAGGCCTGACGCACGTCTATGCCAACGGCGTGCGCGCCCTGGACAATATCGACCTGGAGATTCCGCGGGGCATGTTCGGGCTCTTGGGTCCGAACGGGGCCGGCAAGTCGACCCTGATGCGCTCGATCGCCACCCTGCAGACCCCGACCTCGGGCAGTATCGTCTTCGACGGGATCGACGTGATCGCCGATCCAGAACGCCTGAGGCGCACCCTGGGCTACCTGCCGCAGGATTTCGGCGTCTATCCACGCGTCTCGGCCCTCGACATGCTGGACCACATGGCCGTGCTGAAAGGCGTGGCCGAGCCCAAGGCGCGCAAGGAGACGGTCGAGCGCCTCCTGGTCCAGACCAACCTGTGGGATGTGCGCAAGAAAGCCCTGGCCGGGTTTTCCGGCGGCATGCGTCAGCGCTTCGGCATCGCCCAGGCCCTGATCGGCGACCCCAAGCTTCTGATCGTCGACGAGCCCACGGCGGGTCTGGACCCCGAGGAGCGTAACCGCTTCCTCAACCTTTTGGCCGAGGTGGGCGAGAACGTGGTGGTGATTCTCTCGACGCACATCGTCGAGGACGTCTCGGACCTTTGCCCGCGCATGGCGGTGCTCGCCGACGGCAAGATCCGCCTGGAGGGCTCGCCGGGCGAGCTGATCGCCCGGCTGGACGGGCGGGTTTGGCGCAAGACCATCGCCAAACCCGAGCTGGACAGCCTCCGCGGCCGCCACGAGGTGATCGCCACCCGCCTGTTCGCCGGCGCCACCCTGGTGTTCATCACCGCCGACCACGATCCCGGCGAGGGCTTCGAGCCTGCCCAGCCGGGACTGGAGGCGGTCTATTTCACCACCCTGGCCGCCGCCCGGCGCCGCGCCGCCGTCGCTGCGTGA
- a CDS encoding ABC transporter permease/M1 family aminopeptidase, whose translation MFGKIAAFEFRYQVRQPLFWVAGVLFFLLTFGAVTSDVIQIGNTANIHVNSPANIAQLGLFMALVYLFVCAAFVANVLLRDDETGFGAIVRATPMGKFDYLYGRFTGAFLAAALGFLVVPLAIFVGSLAPWVDSEKLGPNRLSDYAYLYGVLGVPTVFATSAICFAATSAARSMAGTFLVVIAVFVAFTVSNAVIAAKPELRHVVVIWEPTGLRAYGDAIRYWTAAERNAGQPPVVGVLLMNRVLWGALGLAALAATYPLFQTTPRGSKAAKAQVTAPDGPSSAPAGTAATLPKPVFDGRAAWAQFVVRTRLEMGQVFKSVVFLALMALGLAFSAGNMLNTETAYGAPPYLLTRLAINATLGAFNLFPILIAIFYAGELVWRERDRKTQEIIDASALPDWAFVAPKVIAISLVLISTYLVSVALALSIQVLTGVHDFHLGEYLVWYVLPNAADAILIASLAVFVQAIVPHKFWGWGVMLIYMIALISVDAMGFEDKLYQYGQGPIVPLSDMNGQGHYWIAATWFRAYWSGFALMLLVLSHALWRRGTETRLGPRLRRLPGRLLGPAGIIAGLGAAVFVGTGVFIFLNTHVWNAFETKIDIERRTADHEKAVKGLEPLPVPAVTDIKMAVQVYPHEHRLTAAGTYRLVNRSGQPISLVHIYNDIDADTTIDMPGAHLAKDYPRFHDADWRFDRPLQPGQTAVLNFTTHVGHRGFRNNDVPSNGPGAGQVVDNGTFITSQGFAPQLGVDPSTFLQDRGKRRKYGLTPEVRMAKLEDLSARRFNLTASPTDWVNSDITLTTDADQTPIAPGDKISDATAGGRRTAEFKSAAPLLAFFSIQSARYVEKHEPYKGIDIGVYYDPQHPYNVDRMIAAAKASFDYYQANFSPYQFHQLRFIEFPDYARFAQSFANTVPWSESLGFITDLRDPDHIDYVTYVGAHEIGHQWWAHQLIGSYQQGVTMLDETLAQYSALMVMEKLYGPDKIRRFLKYELDNYLRNRGGEIIEELPLNRVENQPYIHYRKGSLAMYLLKDQIGEDAVNRALRSMLKQYAFQHAPYPRSTDLVAAFRAQAPAGKQALITDLFEKITIYDVKATAVQVKKRPDGRYDVRLTVSAKKAYADGKGKETEVPLNGESFDVGLFTAKPGDGKFGHENVVLFDRRVLHTGVQNFDFVVDKRPAWAGVDPYNKWIDRNSDDNLIQAEKG comes from the coding sequence ATGTTCGGCAAGATCGCGGCCTTCGAATTCCGCTACCAGGTGCGCCAGCCCTTGTTCTGGGTGGCCGGGGTGCTGTTCTTCCTCCTGACCTTCGGCGCGGTGACCTCCGATGTGATCCAGATCGGCAACACCGCGAACATCCATGTGAACTCGCCGGCCAACATCGCCCAACTCGGCCTGTTCATGGCGTTGGTTTACTTGTTCGTCTGCGCCGCCTTTGTGGCCAATGTGCTGCTGCGCGACGACGAGACCGGCTTCGGCGCCATCGTGCGCGCCACGCCGATGGGCAAGTTCGATTACCTCTATGGCCGCTTCACCGGCGCGTTCCTGGCGGCGGCGCTGGGCTTTTTGGTCGTTCCCCTGGCGATCTTCGTCGGCTCGCTGGCGCCCTGGGTGGACTCCGAAAAGCTGGGTCCGAACCGACTGTCCGACTACGCCTATCTCTATGGCGTGCTCGGCGTGCCGACAGTGTTCGCCACCTCCGCCATATGCTTCGCTGCGACCAGCGCCGCCCGCTCGATGGCGGGGACTTTCCTGGTGGTGATCGCGGTCTTCGTCGCTTTCACCGTCAGCAACGCGGTCATCGCCGCCAAGCCTGAGCTGCGCCACGTGGTGGTGATCTGGGAGCCCACGGGACTGCGCGCCTATGGCGATGCGATCCGCTACTGGACGGCGGCCGAACGCAACGCGGGGCAGCCGCCGGTCGTGGGCGTGCTGCTGATGAACCGGGTGCTGTGGGGCGCCCTCGGACTTGCGGCCCTGGCCGCGACCTACCCGCTGTTCCAGACCACGCCGCGGGGAAGCAAGGCCGCCAAGGCGCAGGTCACCGCGCCGGACGGCCCCTCATCAGCGCCGGCGGGCACGGCGGCTACATTGCCCAAGCCGGTGTTCGATGGGCGCGCCGCCTGGGCGCAGTTCGTCGTCCGCACTCGGCTGGAGATGGGCCAGGTGTTCAAGAGCGTGGTCTTCCTTGCGCTGATGGCGCTGGGCCTGGCGTTCTCGGCCGGCAACATGCTGAACACCGAAACCGCCTATGGCGCGCCGCCCTATCTGCTGACGCGGCTGGCCATCAACGCTACGCTGGGCGCGTTCAACCTGTTCCCGATCCTGATCGCGATTTTCTATGCCGGCGAGCTGGTCTGGCGGGAGCGCGACCGCAAGACTCAGGAAATCATCGACGCCTCGGCCCTGCCGGACTGGGCCTTTGTCGCGCCCAAGGTGATCGCGATCAGCCTGGTGCTGATCTCGACATACCTGGTCAGCGTCGCGCTCGCCCTTTCGATCCAGGTCCTGACCGGCGTTCATGACTTCCACCTCGGCGAATACCTGGTCTGGTACGTGCTGCCCAACGCGGCGGATGCGATCCTGATCGCGTCGTTGGCGGTGTTCGTCCAGGCGATCGTCCCGCACAAGTTCTGGGGCTGGGGAGTGATGCTGATCTACATGATCGCGCTCATCTCCGTCGACGCCATGGGCTTTGAGGACAAGCTCTACCAGTACGGCCAGGGGCCGATCGTGCCCCTGTCGGACATGAACGGCCAGGGCCACTACTGGATCGCGGCGACCTGGTTCCGCGCCTACTGGTCCGGGTTCGCCCTGATGCTGCTGGTGCTTTCGCACGCCCTGTGGCGGCGGGGGACCGAGACCCGGCTCGGGCCGCGTCTGAGGCGTCTACCCGGACGGTTGCTGGGACCGGCCGGGATCATCGCGGGCTTGGGCGCGGCGGTATTCGTCGGGACCGGCGTGTTCATCTTCTTGAACACCCACGTCTGGAACGCCTTCGAGACCAAGATCGACATCGAGCGGCGGACCGCCGACCACGAAAAGGCGGTCAAGGGCCTGGAGCCCCTGCCAGTCCCGGCCGTGACCGACATCAAGATGGCGGTGCAGGTCTATCCGCACGAACACCGGCTGACGGCTGCCGGAACCTACCGGCTGGTCAACCGCAGCGGCCAGCCGATCTCGCTGGTGCACATCTACAACGACATCGACGCCGACACGACGATCGACATGCCCGGCGCGCACCTGGCCAAGGACTATCCGCGCTTCCACGACGCCGACTGGCGCTTCGACCGGCCGCTGCAGCCGGGCCAGACGGCGGTGCTGAACTTCACCACCCATGTGGGCCACCGGGGATTCCGCAACAACGACGTTCCCTCCAACGGGCCCGGGGCGGGCCAGGTGGTGGACAACGGGACCTTCATCACCAGCCAGGGCTTTGCGCCGCAGCTCGGCGTGGATCCCTCGACCTTCCTGCAGGACCGCGGCAAGCGGCGCAAATACGGCCTGACGCCAGAAGTGCGGATGGCCAAGCTGGAGGACCTGTCGGCCCGTCGCTTCAACCTGACGGCCAGCCCGACGGACTGGGTCAATTCCGACATCACCCTGACCACCGACGCCGACCAGACCCCGATCGCGCCGGGCGACAAGATCAGCGATGCGACGGCAGGCGGCCGGCGCACGGCCGAGTTCAAGAGCGCCGCCCCGCTCCTGGCCTTTTTCTCGATCCAGTCGGCGCGCTACGTCGAAAAGCATGAGCCCTACAAGGGCATCGACATCGGGGTCTATTACGACCCGCAGCACCCCTACAATGTCGACCGGATGATCGCGGCGGCCAAGGCCAGCTTCGACTACTACCAGGCCAATTTCAGCCCCTATCAGTTCCACCAGCTGCGCTTCATCGAGTTCCCCGACTATGCGCGCTTCGCCCAGTCCTTCGCCAATACGGTGCCGTGGTCCGAGAGCCTGGGCTTCATCACCGACCTGCGCGACCCGGACCATATCGACTACGTCACCTATGTCGGGGCGCACGAGATCGGCCACCAGTGGTGGGCGCACCAGCTGATCGGCTCCTATCAGCAGGGGGTGACGATGCTGGACGAGACCCTGGCCCAGTATTCGGCCCTGATGGTGATGGAGAAGCTGTACGGGCCAGACAAGATCCGCCGGTTCCTGAAGTACGAGCTGGACAACTACCTGAGGAACCGCGGCGGCGAGATCATCGAGGAGCTGCCGCTGAATCGCGTCGAGAACCAGCCCTACATCCACTACCGCAAGGGCTCGCTGGCCATGTACCTGTTGAAGGACCAGATCGGCGAGGACGCGGTCAACCGGGCCCTCAGGTCGATGCTCAAACAGTACGCCTTCCAGCACGCGCCCTATCCGCGCTCGACCGATCTGGTGGCAGCCTTCCGGGCCCAGGCGCCGGCGGGCAAGCAGGCCCTGATCACCGACCTGTTCGAGAAGATCACGATCTACGACGTCAAGGCGACGGCGGTGCAGGTGAAGAAGCGCCCCGACGGCCGCTACGACGTGCGCCTGACGGTCAGCGCCAAGAAGGCCTATGCCGACGGCAAGGGCAAGGAGACCGAGGTTCCGCTGAACGGCGAAAGCTTCGATGTCGGCCTGTTCACCGCCAAGCCGGGCGACGGCAAGTTCGGCCACGAGAACGTGGTGCTGTTCGACCGGCGGGTGTTGCACACTGGCGTGCAGAATTTCGACTTCGTGGTCGACAAGCGGCCGGCCTGGGCGGGGGTGGATCCCTACAACAAGTGGATCGACCGCAATTCCGACGACAACCTGATCCAGGCGGAGAAGGGGTGA
- the tldD gene encoding metalloprotease TldD has product MTAHTSAPSILDAAGVDANRARSILGEALAGADDGELFVERSESEAFVFDDGRLKSANYDVNEGFGLRVVADETAGYAHASEISEAAIRRAADSAALAKRGYSGVSAEGPRATNTRLYGDDDPLASPAFSDKIALLQEIDAYARAKDPRVVQVTASLAGERRVVEILRADGGLLRDVRPLVRLNVSVIVERDGRRESGSSGAGGRAGFEAWITPDKWQDQVEEALRQAMVNLDSVACPAGEMDVVLGPGWNGVLLHEAVGHGLEGDFNRKGTSAFSGRIGERVAAPGVTVFDDGSIPGRRGSLTIDDEGTPTERTILIEDGILVGYMHDRMSARLMGLKATGNGRRQSYAHMPMPRMTNTGMLQGTTPREEMIASMKRGLYCANFGGGQVDITNGKFVFQCTEAYLVEDGKVTSPVKGATLIGDGPSALTRVAMIGDDFDFDPGIGVCGKAGQGVPVGVGQPSLKITGLTVGGTSV; this is encoded by the coding sequence ATGACCGCCCACACTTCCGCTCCGTCAATCCTGGACGCCGCCGGCGTCGATGCGAATCGCGCGCGCTCTATCCTGGGCGAGGCCCTGGCCGGGGCCGACGACGGCGAGCTGTTCGTCGAGCGCTCCGAGAGCGAGGCCTTCGTGTTCGACGACGGCCGGCTGAAGTCGGCCAATTATGACGTCAATGAGGGGTTCGGCCTGCGCGTGGTGGCGGACGAGACCGCCGGCTACGCCCACGCCTCGGAGATTTCCGAGGCCGCGATCCGCAGAGCCGCCGATTCGGCCGCCCTGGCCAAGCGCGGCTACAGCGGCGTCTCCGCCGAGGGCCCTCGCGCCACCAACACCCGCCTCTATGGCGACGACGACCCGCTGGCCTCGCCGGCCTTCTCCGACAAGATCGCCCTCTTGCAGGAGATCGACGCCTACGCCCGGGCCAAGGACCCGCGGGTGGTCCAGGTCACCGCCTCCCTGGCCGGCGAGCGGCGGGTGGTCGAGATCCTGCGCGCCGACGGCGGCCTGCTGCGCGACGTGCGGCCCCTGGTGCGACTGAATGTCTCGGTGATCGTCGAGCGTGACGGCCGGCGCGAGAGCGGCTCGTCCGGCGCCGGCGGCCGCGCCGGCTTCGAGGCCTGGATCACCCCCGACAAGTGGCAGGACCAGGTGGAGGAAGCCCTGCGCCAGGCCATGGTCAACCTGGACTCCGTCGCCTGCCCGGCCGGCGAGATGGACGTAGTGCTGGGCCCGGGCTGGAACGGGGTCTTGCTGCATGAGGCGGTCGGCCACGGCCTGGAGGGCGACTTCAATCGCAAGGGCACCAGCGCCTTTTCCGGGCGCATCGGCGAGCGGGTGGCCGCTCCGGGCGTGACCGTATTTGACGACGGCTCGATTCCCGGCCGCCGCGGCTCGCTGACCATCGACGACGAAGGCACGCCCACCGAGCGCACTATCCTGATCGAGGACGGCATCCTGGTCGGCTACATGCACGACCGCATGAGCGCGCGGCTGATGGGGCTGAAGGCCACCGGCAATGGCCGGCGACAGTCCTACGCCCACATGCCCATGCCGCGCATGACCAATACCGGCATGCTGCAGGGGACCACCCCGCGCGAGGAGATGATCGCCTCGATGAAGCGCGGCCTCTACTGCGCCAATTTCGGCGGCGGCCAGGTGGATATCACCAACGGCAAGTTCGTCTTCCAGTGCACCGAGGCCTATCTGGTCGAGGACGGCAAGGTCACCAGCCCGGTCAAGGGGGCCACCCTGATCGGCGACGGCCCCAGCGCCCTGACCCGCGTGGCCATGATCGGCGACGACTTCGACTTCGATCCGGGCATCGGCGTCTGCGGCAAGGCGGGCCAGGGGGTTCCGGTGGGCGTCGGCCAGCCCAGCCTGAAGATCACGGGGCTGACGGTCGGCGGGACGAGCGTCTGA
- the coxB gene encoding cytochrome c oxidase subunit II, with protein sequence MRRLRGAAVALGTAALAAGTSVSAWAADAVNNPDIVGQPVDGAMGLQPAHSPLKFQAIAFHDHLLLPIITVISLFVLALLMICVVRFNKRANPVPAKWSHNTPIEILWTTVPVLILMVIAVFSFKLLFAYHAMPKPDLTVKATGYQWYWGYEYPEQKIPEFTSNVLTKEDAAARNEPYLLAADKAMVVPVHKTVHVLVTGADVIHDFGLPAFGIKIDAVPGRMNDAWFNADKTGIYYGQCDQLCGVNHAFMPIEIKVVSQADFDAWVAQQHAPAPAATPAAAPAPAAKPAAGKSASAAAPQHLALNTQASVAAR encoded by the coding sequence ATGCGAAGGCTGCGAGGCGCCGCGGTGGCGCTCGGAACAGCCGCCCTGGCGGCGGGAACCAGCGTTTCGGCCTGGGCCGCGGATGCGGTCAACAACCCCGACATCGTCGGCCAGCCGGTCGATGGCGCCATGGGTCTCCAGCCGGCGCACTCGCCGCTGAAATTCCAGGCGATCGCTTTCCACGACCATCTGCTGCTGCCGATCATCACCGTCATCAGCCTGTTCGTGCTGGCGCTGCTGATGATCTGCGTCGTGCGCTTCAATAAGCGCGCCAATCCGGTTCCGGCCAAGTGGAGCCACAACACCCCGATCGAGATCCTCTGGACCACCGTTCCGGTGCTGATCCTGATGGTGATCGCGGTGTTCTCGTTCAAGCTGCTGTTCGCCTACCACGCCATGCCCAAGCCCGACCTGACGGTGAAGGCGACCGGCTACCAGTGGTACTGGGGCTATGAATATCCCGAGCAAAAGATCCCCGAGTTCACCTCCAACGTCCTGACCAAGGAGGATGCGGCGGCGCGCAACGAGCCGTACCTGCTGGCCGCCGACAAGGCGATGGTGGTGCCGGTGCACAAGACCGTGCATGTGCTGGTCACCGGCGCCGACGTGATCCACGACTTCGGCCTGCCGGCCTTCGGCATCAAGATCGACGCCGTGCCTGGGCGGATGAACGACGCCTGGTTCAACGCGGACAAGACCGGCATCTATTACGGCCAGTGCGACCAGCTCTGCGGCGTCAACCACGCCTTCATGCCGATCGAGATCAAGGTGGTGAGCCAGGCCGACTTCGACGCCTGGGTGGCCCAGCAGCACGCGCCGGCGCCCGCCGCGACCCCGGCCGCCGCCCCGGCGCCGGCCGCCAAGCCCGCCGCCGGCAAGTCCGCGTCCGCCGCCGCGCCGCAGCACCTGGCGCTCAACACTCAAGCTAGCGTCGCAGCGCGCTGA
- the ctaD gene encoding cytochrome c oxidase subunit I, with protein MATAASDHAHGHDDHAHTPPFLVRWLFSTNHKDIGTLYILFAIMAGIVGGAFSGFMRWELMHPGIQVFTDNGILGSGFFKGHNGYNAMTTAHGLIMIFFMVMPAMIGGFGNWFVPIMIGAPDMAFPRMNNISFWLLVSSFALLVMSLFTEGGQGPGFAGGWTMYPPLSTVGHPGPAFDLAILSIHLAGASSILGAINFITTIFNMRAPGMTIHRMPLFVWSILVTVFLLLLSLPVLAGAITMLLTDRNFHTHFFDPAGGGDPLMFQHLFWFFGHPEVYILILPGFGIISHVVSTFSKKPVFGYLAMAYAMVAIGFLGFIVWAHHMYETGIPLDLQAYFVAATMVIAVPTGIKIFSWIATMWGGSIDFKTPMLFAVGFIFLFTIGGVTGVVLANAGIDYSLHDTYYVIAHFHYVLSLGAVFAIFAGFYYWFEKMWGVKYNEVLGNIHFWFMFVGVNVIFFPQHFLGLQGMPRRYIDYPAAFEKWNTISTYGYMITVVGMGFFFLLLLEAAVRRRKAEANPWGEGATTLEWTLSSPPPFHQFNELPHISADSSH; from the coding sequence ATGGCGACCGCCGCTTCAGACCACGCTCACGGGCACGACGACCACGCCCACACCCCGCCCTTCCTGGTGCGTTGGCTGTTCTCGACCAACCACAAGGACATCGGCACCCTCTACATCCTGTTCGCCATCATGGCCGGGATCGTCGGCGGGGCCTTCTCGGGCTTCATGCGCTGGGAGCTGATGCACCCGGGCATCCAGGTGTTCACCGACAACGGGATCCTGGGCTCGGGCTTCTTCAAGGGGCACAACGGCTATAACGCCATGACCACGGCCCACGGCCTGATCATGATCTTCTTCATGGTCATGCCGGCCATGATCGGCGGCTTCGGCAACTGGTTCGTGCCGATCATGATCGGCGCGCCGGACATGGCCTTCCCGCGGATGAACAACATCTCGTTCTGGCTGCTGGTCTCGTCCTTCGCGCTCCTGGTGATGTCGCTGTTCACCGAAGGCGGCCAAGGCCCCGGCTTCGCCGGCGGCTGGACCATGTATCCGCCGCTGTCGACCGTCGGCCATCCGGGCCCGGCCTTCGATCTCGCCATCCTGTCGATCCACCTGGCCGGCGCCAGCTCGATCCTGGGGGCGATCAACTTCATCACCACCATCTTCAACATGCGCGCCCCGGGGATGACCATCCACCGCATGCCGCTGTTCGTGTGGTCGATCCTGGTGACCGTGTTCCTGCTGCTGCTCTCGCTGCCCGTGCTGGCCGGCGCGATCACCATGCTGCTGACCGACCGCAACTTCCACACCCACTTCTTCGACCCGGCCGGCGGCGGCGACCCGCTGATGTTCCAGCACCTGTTCTGGTTCTTCGGCCACCCGGAAGTGTACATCCTGATCCTGCCCGGCTTCGGCATCATCAGCCACGTTGTCTCGACCTTCTCCAAGAAGCCGGTGTTCGGCTACCTGGCCATGGCCTACGCCATGGTGGCGATCGGCTTCCTCGGCTTCATCGTGTGGGCCCACCACATGTACGAGACCGGCATCCCGCTCGACCTGCAGGCCTATTTCGTGGCCGCGACCATGGTCATCGCCGTGCCCACCGGCATCAAGATCTTCTCGTGGATCGCGACCATGTGGGGCGGGTCGATCGACTTCAAGACGCCGATGCTGTTCGCCGTCGGCTTCATCTTCCTGTTCACCATCGGCGGCGTGACCGGGGTGGTGCTGGCCAACGCCGGCATCGACTACTCGCTGCACGACACCTACTACGTGATCGCCCACTTCCACTACGTGCTCAGCCTGGGCGCCGTGTTCGCCATCTTCGCCGGCTTCTACTACTGGTTCGAGAAGATGTGGGGCGTGAAGTACAACGAGGTGCTGGGTAACATCCATTTCTGGTTCATGTTCGTCGGCGTGAACGTGATCTTCTTCCCGCAGCACTTCCTGGGCCTGCAGGGCATGCCGCGCCGCTACATCGACTACCCGGCGGCGTTCGAGAAGTGGAACACCATCTCGACCTACGGCTACATGATCACCGTCGTGGGTATGGGCTTCTTCTTCCTGCTCCTGCTGGAAGCCGCCGTCCGCCGCCGCAAGGCCGAGGCCAACCCCTGGGGCGAAGGCGCCACCACGCTCGAGTGGACCCTGTCCTCGCCCCCGCCGTTCCAC